The following are encoded together in the Streptomyces sp. NBC_00341 genome:
- a CDS encoding CCA tRNA nucleotidyltransferase, whose amino-acid sequence MPNANEDNASVLTQVQHRAVSELLRVSPVADDLARRFQDAGFSLALVGGSVRDALLGRLGNDLDFTTDARPEAVLKIVRPWADSVWEVGIAFGTVGAQKDGYQIEVTTYRSEAYDRTSRKPEVSYGDSIEDDLVRRDFTVNAMAVALPQKDFIDPHGGIGDLSERVLRTPGTPEESFSDDPLRMLRAARFAAQLDFEVAPDVVEAMTEMAGRIEIVSAERVREELNKLLLSTHPRKGLALLVDTGLAQQVLPELPALRLESDEHHRHKDVYEHSLTVLEQAIDLEEDGPDLVLRLAALLHDIGKPRTRRFEKDGRVSFHHHEVVGAKMVKKRMTDLKYSNDMVKDVSKLVELHLRFHGYGDGEWTDSAVRRYVRDAGPLLERLHKLTRSDCTTRNKRKASALSRTYDALEERIAQLQDKEELDAIRPDLDGNEIMQILNVGPGPVIGKAYAFLLELRLENGPVEHDEAVAELKKWWESQD is encoded by the coding sequence GTGCCGAATGCCAATGAAGACAACGCCAGTGTCCTGACCCAGGTGCAGCACCGCGCAGTCAGTGAACTGCTCCGGGTGTCCCCGGTCGCCGACGATCTCGCCCGCCGATTCCAGGATGCCGGATTCAGTCTCGCCCTGGTCGGTGGCTCGGTCCGGGACGCACTTCTGGGCAGGCTCGGGAACGACCTGGACTTCACGACCGATGCCCGTCCCGAGGCGGTCCTGAAGATCGTCCGGCCCTGGGCGGACTCGGTATGGGAGGTCGGGATCGCCTTTGGCACGGTGGGCGCCCAGAAGGACGGCTACCAGATCGAAGTCACCACATACCGGTCCGAGGCGTACGACCGAACCTCGCGCAAGCCGGAGGTTTCCTACGGCGACTCCATCGAGGACGACCTCGTCCGACGTGATTTCACGGTCAACGCGATGGCTGTCGCGCTGCCGCAGAAGGACTTCATCGACCCCCACGGTGGCATCGGGGACCTGTCGGAGCGCGTCCTGCGCACCCCCGGAACCCCCGAGGAATCGTTCTCCGACGACCCGCTGCGCATGCTGCGAGCCGCGCGCTTCGCCGCGCAGCTGGACTTCGAAGTGGCTCCCGATGTGGTCGAGGCGATGACGGAAATGGCGGGGCGGATCGAGATCGTCTCTGCCGAGCGGGTCCGTGAGGAGCTCAACAAGCTCCTTCTCTCCACGCACCCCCGGAAGGGGCTGGCGCTTCTTGTCGACACGGGGCTGGCACAACAGGTACTTCCCGAGCTCCCCGCGCTCCGGCTCGAAAGTGACGAGCATCACCGTCACAAGGACGTGTACGAGCACTCCCTGACCGTTCTGGAGCAGGCGATCGACCTGGAGGAGGACGGCCCGGACCTCGTTCTGCGTCTTGCCGCGCTTCTTCATGACATCGGCAAGCCGAGGACCCGGCGCTTCGAGAAGGACGGCCGGGTCTCGTTCCACCACCACGAGGTGGTGGGCGCCAAGATGGTCAAGAAGCGGATGACCGACCTCAAGTACTCCAACGACATGGTCAAGGACGTCTCGAAGCTGGTGGAGCTGCATCTGCGCTTCCACGGGTACGGCGACGGGGAGTGGACCGACTCGGCGGTCCGCCGCTACGTGCGTGACGCCGGCCCCCTGCTGGAACGGCTGCACAAGCTCACTCGCTCGGACTGCACCACGCGCAACAAGCGCAAGGCATCCGCCCTCTCGCGGACCTATGACGCGCTGGAGGAGCGCATCGCGCAGCTGCAGGACAAGGAAGAGCTCGACGCGATCCGGCCGGACCTGGACGGCAACGAGATCATGCAGATCCTGAACGTCGGGCCCGGACCGGTCATCGGCAAGGCGTATGCGTTCCTGCTGGAACTGCGCCTGGAGAACGGGCCGGTGGAGCACGACGAGGCAGTGGCCGAGCTCAAGAAGTGGTGGGAATCGCAGGACTGA
- a CDS encoding MFS transporter, with protein MPVVRDLRVLLRLRNFRRLLAVRVLSQSADGVYQVALATHVVFSPEKQTSAGAIASAMAVLLLPYSLIGPFAGVLLDRWPRRQVFLYGNLLRAGLACCTALLILGSAPDWLFYTSALCVTAVNRFVLAGLSAALPRVVDQERLVLANSLSPTAGTLAATAGGGLAFVVRLLLSDSDAAVVLLGAGLYLASAVASLTLAAGLLGPERRSGRLPLRRALATTARGLGDGLRHLAERRHAARALAAMTVIRFCYGALTVTVLMLCRYAWADTEAHGLALLGLAVGVSGAGFFAAAVLSPWAVARLGRFRWMTVCAAAAAALVPALGLWFTPTPMLVAAFVLGLVTQGAKIATDTVVQTSVDDAFRGRVFSLYDVLFNVAFVGAAGAAALMLPPDGRSATVVIGVAALYALVAMALYRWSRTREVV; from the coding sequence ATGCCCGTCGTGCGTGACCTGCGCGTTCTCCTGCGCCTTCGGAACTTCCGCCGCCTGCTGGCCGTACGGGTGCTGTCCCAGTCGGCCGATGGCGTCTATCAGGTGGCGCTCGCGACGCATGTGGTCTTCTCCCCGGAGAAACAGACATCGGCGGGCGCCATCGCCTCCGCCATGGCCGTACTCCTGCTGCCCTACTCGCTCATCGGCCCGTTCGCCGGAGTGCTGCTGGACCGCTGGCCCCGCCGTCAGGTCTTCCTCTACGGCAATCTGCTGCGCGCCGGGCTCGCCTGCTGCACCGCACTCCTGATCCTGGGCTCCGCCCCGGACTGGCTCTTCTACACATCGGCCCTGTGCGTCACCGCCGTCAACCGCTTCGTCCTGGCAGGCCTCTCCGCCGCGCTGCCGCGCGTCGTCGACCAGGAACGGCTGGTGCTGGCCAATTCCCTCTCCCCGACCGCGGGCACCCTCGCGGCGACGGCAGGCGGTGGCCTCGCCTTCGTCGTACGGCTGCTGCTGTCCGACTCCGATGCGGCGGTGGTGCTGCTGGGCGCGGGGCTCTACCTCGCCTCGGCGGTGGCGTCCCTGACCCTGGCCGCCGGGCTCCTCGGCCCGGAGCGACGCAGCGGCCGACTGCCCCTGCGTCGGGCCCTGGCCACGACCGCCCGCGGTCTCGGTGACGGGCTGCGCCATCTGGCGGAACGCAGGCACGCCGCACGGGCGCTGGCCGCCATGACGGTGATCCGCTTCTGCTACGGAGCGCTGACGGTGACGGTTCTGATGCTGTGCCGGTACGCCTGGGCGGACACCGAAGCCCATGGGCTGGCGCTGCTCGGGCTGGCGGTGGGGGTGTCCGGGGCGGGGTTCTTCGCCGCGGCGGTGCTGTCCCCGTGGGCCGTGGCACGGCTCGGGCGGTTCCGCTGGATGACGGTGTGCGCGGCCGCCGCAGCCGCCCTTGTGCCGGCGCTGGGGCTGTGGTTCACCCCCACGCCGATGCTCGTCGCCGCGTTCGTCCTCGGCCTCGTCACCCAGGGGGCGAAGATCGCGACGGACACGGTGGTGCAGACCTCGGTGGACGACGCCTTCCGCGGCCGGGTGTTCTCGCTCTACGACGTGCTGTTCAACGTGGCCTTCGTGGGAGCAGCCGGTGCCGCCGCTCTCATGCTGCCTCCTGACGGCAGGTCGGCCACGGTGGTCATCGGAGTGGCCGCGCTCTACGCCCTGGTGGCCATGGCCCTGTACCGCTGGAGCCGAACCCGCGAGGTCGTATAG
- a CDS encoding inositol-3-phosphate synthase, translated as MGSVRVAIVGVGNCAASLVQGVEYYKDADPAGKVPGLMHVQFGDYHVRDVEFVAAFDVDAKKVGLDLSDAIGASENNTIKLCDVPNAGVTVQRGHTHDGLGKYYRETIEESAEAPVDIVQILKDRKVDVLVCYLPVGSEVAAKFYAQCAIDAKVAFVNALPVFIAGTKEWADKFTEAGVPIVGDDIKSQVGATITHRVMAKLFEDRGVVLDRTMQLNVGGNMDFKNMLERERLESKKISKTQAVTSQIRDRDLGADNVHIGPSDYVAWLDDRKWAYVRLEGRAFGDVPLNLEYKLEVWDSPNSAGVIIDAVRAAKIAKDRGIGGPILSASSYFMKSPPVQYFDDEARDNVEKFIRGDVSN; from the coding sequence ATGGGTTCGGTTCGCGTAGCCATCGTCGGCGTGGGCAACTGCGCCGCCTCGCTGGTCCAGGGCGTCGAGTACTACAAGGACGCCGATCCGGCCGGCAAGGTGCCCGGTCTGATGCACGTCCAGTTCGGCGATTACCACGTACGGGACGTTGAATTCGTCGCCGCCTTCGACGTCGACGCGAAGAAGGTCGGCCTCGACCTCTCGGACGCCATCGGCGCCAGCGAGAACAACACCATCAAGCTCTGCGACGTGCCGAACGCCGGCGTGACCGTCCAGCGCGGCCACACCCACGACGGTCTCGGTAAGTACTACCGCGAGACCATCGAGGAGTCGGCCGAGGCCCCGGTCGACATCGTCCAGATCCTCAAGGACCGCAAGGTCGACGTTCTGGTCTGCTACCTGCCCGTCGGCTCCGAGGTCGCTGCGAAGTTCTACGCGCAGTGCGCCATCGACGCCAAGGTCGCGTTCGTCAACGCCCTCCCGGTCTTCATCGCCGGCACCAAGGAGTGGGCGGACAAGTTCACCGAGGCCGGTGTCCCGATCGTCGGCGACGACATCAAGTCGCAGGTCGGCGCCACCATCACGCACCGCGTGATGGCGAAGCTCTTCGAGGACCGGGGCGTCGTCCTGGACCGCACGATGCAGCTGAACGTCGGCGGCAACATGGACTTCAAGAACATGCTTGAGCGTGAGCGCCTCGAGTCCAAGAAGATCTCCAAGACGCAGGCCGTCACCTCGCAGATCCGCGACCGCGACCTCGGTGCGGACAACGTCCACATCGGCCCGTCGGACTACGTGGCCTGGCTGGACGACCGCAAGTGGGCGTACGTGCGCCTCGAGGGCCGCGCCTTCGGTGACGTTCCGCTGAACCTTGAGTACAAGCTCGAGGTGTGGGACTCCCCGAACTCGGCCGGTGTCATCATCGACGCCGTCCGCGCCGCGAAGATCGCCAAGGACCGCGGCATCGGTGGCCCGATCCTCTCCGCGTCCTCGTACTTCATGAAGTCCCCGCCGGTCCAGTACTTCGACGACGAGGCCCGCGATAACGTCGAGAAGTTCATCAGGGGCGACGTCTCCAACTGA
- a CDS encoding PadR family transcriptional regulator, with protein MSRRSGILEFAVLGLLRESPMHGYELRKRLNTSLGIFRAFSYGTLYPCLKTLVATGWLIEEPGNAPAELPPGSGRAVAPSSSLAGRRAKIVYRLTAEGKEHFEELLSHTGPDSWEDEHFAARFAFFGQTEHEVRMRVLEGRRSRLEERLEKMSASLARTRERLDDYTLELQRHGMESVEREVRWLNELIESERSGRDQRRSSPEGSAQQNTAGEPDGLPRRGNNPPDPSGDTAK; from the coding sequence TTGAGCAGACGCTCCGGCATCCTTGAGTTCGCTGTCCTCGGGCTGCTCCGCGAGTCCCCGATGCACGGCTACGAGCTGCGTAAACGTCTCAACACGTCGCTGGGGATCTTCCGCGCCTTCAGCTACGGAACCCTCTACCCGTGCCTCAAGACGCTGGTCGCCACCGGCTGGTTGATCGAGGAGCCGGGAAACGCTCCGGCAGAGCTTCCGCCCGGCTCCGGCCGCGCGGTGGCCCCTTCCTCTTCTCTGGCAGGGCGCCGCGCCAAGATCGTCTACAGATTGACGGCGGAAGGTAAGGAGCACTTCGAAGAGCTGCTCTCGCACACCGGCCCGGACTCCTGGGAGGACGAGCACTTCGCTGCTCGTTTCGCCTTCTTCGGACAGACGGAGCACGAGGTGCGGATGCGGGTGCTGGAAGGCCGTCGCAGCCGGCTGGAGGAGCGTCTCGAGAAGATGAGCGCCTCTCTGGCCCGCACCCGCGAGCGTCTCGACGACTACACACTTGAGCTTCAGCGACACGGCATGGAGTCCGTGGAGCGCGAAGTGCGCTGGCTGAACGAGCTCATCGAGAGCGAGCGGTCGGGACGGGATCAGCGACGATCCTCGCCCGAGGGCTCAGCTCAGCAGAACACCGCAGGAGAGCCGGACGGCCTGCCCCGGCGGGGTAACAACCCGCCGGATCCGTCCGGCGACACCGCCAAGTGA
- a CDS encoding transglycosylase domain-containing protein yields the protein MSEHRRKAPQPQGGGRAATRRATQQSSGRRAAPSRSVTSESPSGPHGEDTPYGGRAAARRAAQRGSGGRGGSDGGGRRRGGGGDDGAEGPGRGRGRGSQRPVKKRFIDYPRAGKHGARRWVPSWKLVSGLCIGFVGILMGVASLAYAMVTMPKVNDAAKAENNVYYWSDNTQMVATGGMANRQVIAYEQIPEAMRNAVISAENKSFEHDKGIDPMGIGRAVWNMAKGGQTQGGSTITQQYVKNSRLSQEQTLSRKVEELFITLKVGEQGNKKEVMAGYLNVSYYGRGASGIQAAARTYYGKDAAKLNPSECAFLATLLKGASYYDPAGAPDVDAKEATPAKNLDRAKKRWRWILDEEFKDGRLSKADHDKYRTFPAPKPLKKDAQLGGQTGYLVELARKYFLANNTRGVTAEMLNRGGYEIHTTFDKKKVEQLNKAVKKVYDEKIDPKKRPDKDTHVQFGGGSVDPETGAIKAIYGGKDATQHYTNNADPTGAAVGSTFKPFVLAAAMEHGRRDPELGPDQNDSQRQKVSPLSVYNGNNKLKIKKYNGEVWTNEKGEEWLQTNDGNHSEGNITLRKAMEVSANSPYVQLGMDVGTDKVKEAAMAAGLKDDDNMANSTVPSFSIGTSSPSVIRMAGAYATFAASGQQREPFSVTQVKKLGEVMYQHETVTKRAFDNVVADNVTDVLKNVVEHGTGTPAKLPGRDVAGKTGTTDDNLSAWFVGYTPQLSTAISMYRLDDNEKHKGRKFEKMYGTGGEEKIHGASFPAQIWHDYMAEAMQGKKVVDFPKAEPIGDKLYGGGASSPKPTPSYTPPPSPSITPSDTPPPSAPASPPSPPDPTESCGAWDWNCQNNNGGTSDGGDNSGADAGTTGGDDGGTPGTTEGTTAGNGDPGGSSPPAGDGGNGNGNGNNGILGGANG from the coding sequence ATGAGCGAGCACCGTCGCAAAGCACCGCAGCCGCAAGGTGGCGGGCGCGCAGCGACCAGACGAGCCACCCAGCAGTCCTCAGGACGCCGCGCAGCGCCGTCACGTAGCGTGACTTCTGAATCACCTTCCGGTCCGCACGGCGAGGACACCCCGTACGGCGGGCGTGCCGCGGCGAGACGGGCCGCCCAGCGCGGCTCCGGCGGCCGTGGCGGTTCCGACGGCGGAGGACGGCGCCGGGGCGGTGGTGGCGACGACGGGGCCGAGGGCCCCGGCCGGGGCCGAGGGCGCGGAAGCCAGCGCCCGGTCAAGAAGCGCTTCATCGACTACCCGCGCGCCGGCAAGCACGGCGCGCGGCGCTGGGTGCCGTCGTGGAAGCTCGTCTCCGGCCTGTGCATCGGCTTCGTGGGCATTCTGATGGGCGTTGCCAGCCTCGCGTACGCGATGGTGACGATGCCCAAGGTGAACGATGCCGCGAAGGCGGAGAACAACGTTTACTACTGGTCCGACAACACGCAGATGGTCGCGACCGGTGGTATGGCCAACCGCCAGGTCATCGCGTACGAGCAGATCCCGGAGGCGATGCGCAACGCCGTCATCTCGGCGGAGAACAAGTCCTTCGAGCATGACAAGGGCATCGACCCGATGGGCATCGGCCGCGCCGTGTGGAACATGGCCAAGGGCGGCCAGACGCAGGGTGGCTCGACCATCACGCAGCAGTACGTGAAGAACTCGCGGCTCTCCCAGGAACAGACCCTGAGCCGGAAGGTCGAGGAGCTCTTCATCACGCTGAAGGTCGGCGAGCAGGGGAACAAGAAGGAGGTCATGGCCGGGTACCTCAACGTCTCGTACTACGGGCGGGGTGCTTCGGGTATCCAGGCGGCCGCCCGTACGTACTACGGCAAGGACGCCGCGAAGCTGAACCCGAGCGAGTGCGCCTTCCTGGCGACGCTGCTCAAGGGCGCCAGCTACTACGACCCGGCGGGTGCTCCGGACGTCGACGCGAAGGAAGCGACGCCGGCGAAGAACCTGGACCGGGCGAAGAAGCGCTGGCGGTGGATCCTGGACGAGGAGTTCAAGGACGGCCGGCTGTCGAAGGCCGATCACGACAAGTACCGGACGTTCCCGGCGCCCAAGCCGCTGAAGAAGGACGCCCAGCTGGGCGGGCAGACGGGTTACCTGGTCGAGCTGGCCCGGAAGTACTTCCTCGCGAACAACACCCGCGGTGTCACCGCCGAGATGCTCAACCGGGGCGGGTACGAGATCCACACGACCTTCGACAAGAAGAAGGTCGAGCAGCTCAACAAGGCCGTCAAGAAGGTCTACGACGAGAAGATCGACCCCAAGAAGCGCCCCGACAAGGACACCCACGTCCAGTTCGGTGGTGGCTCCGTCGATCCGGAGACCGGCGCCATCAAGGCGATCTACGGCGGCAAGGACGCGACCCAGCACTACACCAACAACGCCGACCCGACCGGCGCCGCGGTGGGTTCGACCTTCAAGCCCTTCGTGCTGGCCGCCGCGATGGAACACGGAAGACGGGACCCCGAGCTCGGCCCGGACCAGAACGACTCGCAACGCCAGAAGGTCTCGCCGCTGAGCGTCTACAACGGCAACAACAAACTGAAGATCAAGAAGTACAACGGCGAGGTATGGACCAACGAGAAGGGTGAGGAGTGGCTGCAGACCAACGACGGCAACCACTCAGAGGGCAACATCACCCTTCGTAAGGCGATGGAGGTCTCCGCCAACTCCCCCTACGTCCAGCTCGGTATGGACGTGGGCACGGACAAGGTGAAGGAGGCGGCGATGGCCGCCGGCCTGAAGGACGACGACAACATGGCGAACTCGACCGTTCCGTCGTTCTCCATCGGTACGTCCTCGCCGAGCGTGATCCGGATGGCCGGCGCGTACGCCACGTTCGCGGCCAGCGGCCAGCAGCGCGAGCCGTTCTCGGTCACTCAGGTGAAGAAGCTCGGCGAGGTGATGTACCAGCACGAGACGGTCACCAAGCGCGCCTTCGACAACGTCGTGGCCGACAACGTGACCGACGTGCTCAAGAACGTCGTCGAGCACGGTACGGGTACACCCGCCAAGCTTCCGGGCCGCGATGTGGCGGGCAAGACGGGTACGACGGACGACAACCTCTCCGCCTGGTTCGTCGGCTACACCCCGCAGCTCTCGACGGCGATCAGCATGTACCGGCTGGACGACAACGAGAAGCACAAGGGCCGCAAGTTCGAGAAGATGTACGGGACCGGCGGTGAGGAGAAGATCCACGGCGCCTCGTTCCCGGCCCAGATCTGGCACGACTACATGGCGGAAGCCATGCAGGGCAAGAAGGTCGTGGACTTCCCGAAGGCGGAGCCGATCGGCGACAAGCTCTACGGCGGCGGCGCGAGCAGCCCCAAGCCGACGCCCAGCTACACGCCCCCGCCGAGCCCGTCCATAACGCCGTCCGACACGCCCCCGCCGAGCGCTCCGGCCTCGCCGCCGTCGCCGCCCGACCCGACGGAGAGCTGCGGTGCCTGGGACTGGAACTGCCAGAACAACAACGGCGGTACGTCCGACGGAGGGGACAACAGCGGCGCCGACGCCGGCACGACCGGCGGGGACGACGGCGGCACACCCGGTACCACGGAGGGGACAACGGCCGGCAACGGCGATCCCGGCGGCTCCAGCCCGCCCGCCGGCGACGGAGGGAACGGCAACGGGAACGGCAACAACGGCATCCTCGGAGGTGCGAACGGGTAG
- a CDS encoding glycosyltransferase family 87 protein gives MPSAEDTSVQQERSVVRPTREDEVAAAGSELIGGRSGRWSRLGSTALTPVGAVALVALGMFALGMVQKLPCYNWAWFQGAGSQYTHACYSDIPHLYAGRGFSDGLVPYFDRLPGDMQYLEYPVLTGVFMQIAAWLTPGGSIQHQEQVYWLVNAGMLMICTAIIAVCVARTHRRRPWDGLLVALAPAFALTATINWDLLAVALTAAAMLMWSRSRPLAFGILIGLATAAKLYPVLLLGPAFVLCWRAAKWRAFWVATLGAAASWLVVNLPVMVFAPDGWKKFYTFSEERSIDFGSFWLIITQRTGESIDVSTVNTVSTLATVGLCAAIGALTLTAPRRPRFAQLAFLVVAVFILVNKVYSPQYVLWLIPLAALARPRWRDFLIWQACEVMYFLGIWMYLAYTTSGDKHQGLPTEGYQLAIALHLLGTLYLCAVVVRDILMPERDGVRRDGSDDPSGGVLDGAPDAFVLGRAAAHPPRHAALTVEGPRVEWGAGGTPAAD, from the coding sequence ATGCCAAGTGCAGAGGACACGAGCGTGCAGCAGGAACGGTCCGTCGTACGGCCCACGCGTGAGGACGAGGTCGCCGCGGCCGGCAGCGAGCTGATCGGCGGGAGGTCGGGCCGCTGGTCGCGGCTCGGCAGTACCGCACTCACCCCCGTGGGTGCCGTCGCGCTGGTCGCGCTGGGGATGTTCGCGCTCGGCATGGTGCAGAAGCTGCCCTGCTACAACTGGGCCTGGTTCCAGGGCGCGGGCTCCCAGTACACCCACGCCTGCTACTCCGATATTCCGCATCTGTACGCCGGGCGCGGCTTCTCCGACGGCCTGGTGCCCTACTTCGACCGGCTGCCCGGCGATATGCAGTATCTGGAGTACCCCGTCCTCACGGGGGTGTTCATGCAGATCGCGGCGTGGCTGACCCCGGGCGGTTCGATCCAGCACCAGGAGCAGGTGTACTGGCTGGTCAACGCGGGCATGCTGATGATCTGCACCGCGATCATCGCCGTCTGTGTCGCGCGCACGCACCGGCGCCGCCCCTGGGACGGCCTCCTGGTGGCTCTCGCACCCGCCTTCGCGCTCACCGCCACGATCAACTGGGACCTGCTGGCCGTCGCCCTCACGGCCGCGGCGATGCTCATGTGGTCCAGGAGCCGGCCGCTGGCGTTCGGCATCCTGATCGGGCTGGCCACCGCCGCCAAGCTGTATCCCGTGCTGCTGCTGGGACCGGCCTTCGTGCTGTGCTGGCGGGCCGCGAAATGGCGGGCGTTCTGGGTGGCGACGCTCGGCGCCGCGGCCTCCTGGCTGGTCGTCAACCTGCCGGTGATGGTGTTCGCCCCCGACGGGTGGAAGAAGTTCTACACCTTCAGCGAGGAACGCTCGATCGACTTCGGCTCGTTCTGGCTGATCATCACGCAGCGCACCGGTGAGTCCATCGACGTCAGCACGGTCAACACCGTCTCGACCCTGGCGACGGTCGGGCTGTGCGCCGCCATCGGCGCGCTGACACTGACGGCGCCGCGCAGGCCCCGGTTCGCGCAGCTCGCGTTCCTCGTCGTCGCGGTGTTCATCCTCGTCAACAAGGTCTACTCACCGCAGTACGTGCTGTGGCTGATCCCCCTCGCCGCGCTGGCCCGGCCGCGCTGGCGGGACTTCCTGATCTGGCAGGCGTGCGAGGTCATGTACTTCCTGGGGATCTGGATGTACCTCGCCTACACGACGAGCGGCGACAAGCACCAGGGCCTGCCGACGGAGGGCTACCAGCTCGCCATCGCCCTGCATCTGCTGGGCACGCTGTACCTCTGCGCCGTGGTCGTGCGGGACATCCTGATGCCGGAGCGGGACGGCGTGCGGCGCGACGGTTCGGACGACCCCTCGGGCGGGGTGCTCGACGGGGCGCCGGACGCCTTCGTGCTGGGCCGTGCGGCAGCGCACCCGCCGCGCCATGCCGCGCTCACGGTCGAGGGACCGCGCGTGGAGTGGGGCGCAGGGGGCACGCCGGCCGCCGACTGA
- a CDS encoding alanine racemase, producing the protein MALSLYVDTARWRAHQKSVLDQFPGLVPVCKGNGYGFGHERLADEAIRFGSDTLAVGTTYEAARIKDWFSGDLLVLTPFRRGEEPVPLPDRVIRSVSSVDGVHALVGARVVIECMSSMRRHGVKEEELGQLHAAIEDVRLEGFALHLPLDRADGSDAVEEVIAWMDRLRAARLPLHTMFVSHLRAEELGRLQQQFPQTRFRARIGTRLWLGDHEATEYRGAVLDVTRVAKGDRFGYRQQKAASDGWLVVVAGGTSHGVGLEAPKALHGVMPRAKGVARAGLATVNRNLSPFVWAGKQRWFAEPPHMQVSILFVPSDAEEPRVGDELVAHLRHTTTQFDRLVDR; encoded by the coding sequence ATGGCGCTCTCCCTGTACGTCGACACCGCGCGCTGGCGGGCGCACCAGAAATCCGTGCTCGATCAGTTCCCCGGGCTCGTACCGGTCTGCAAGGGCAACGGGTACGGCTTCGGCCACGAACGGCTGGCCGACGAGGCGATCCGTTTCGGTTCCGACACGCTCGCGGTCGGCACCACCTACGAAGCAGCCCGGATCAAGGACTGGTTCAGCGGCGATCTGCTGGTGCTCACGCCGTTCCGGCGGGGTGAGGAGCCGGTGCCCCTGCCCGACCGGGTCATCCGTTCCGTGTCGTCGGTGGACGGGGTGCACGCCCTGGTGGGCGCCCGGGTCGTCATCGAGTGCATGAGCTCGATGAGGCGGCACGGCGTCAAGGAGGAGGAGCTCGGGCAGCTGCACGCCGCCATCGAGGACGTACGCCTCGAAGGCTTCGCCCTGCACCTCCCGCTGGACCGCGCGGACGGCTCGGACGCGGTCGAGGAGGTCATCGCCTGGATGGACCGCCTGAGGGCGGCCAGGCTGCCGCTGCACACGATGTTCGTCAGCCACCTGCGGGCCGAGGAACTGGGCCGGCTCCAGCAGCAGTTCCCGCAGACCCGGTTCCGGGCCCGCATCGGGACCCGGCTCTGGCTCGGCGACCACGAGGCGACGGAGTACCGGGGCGCGGTGCTCGACGTCACGCGCGTCGCCAAGGGCGACCGGTTCGGCTACCGGCAGCAGAAGGCCGCGTCCGACGGCTGGCTGGTGGTCGTCGCGGGCGGTACGTCGCACGGGGTGGGCCTGGAGGCCCCGAAGGCGCTGCACGGCGTGATGCCGCGCGCCAAGGGCGTCGCCCGCGCCGGCCTGGCCACCGTCAACCGCAACCTGTCGCCGTTCGTCTGGGCCGGCAAGCAGCGCTGGTTCGCAGAGCCGCCGCACATGCAGGTGTCGATCCTGTTCGTGCCCTCCGACGCGGAGGAGCCGAGGGTCGGCGACGAGCTGGTGGCCCACCTGCGCCACACCACCACGCAGTTCGACCGCCTCGTAGACCGCTGA
- a CDS encoding peptidoglycan bridge formation glycyltransferase FemA/FemB family protein: MSLTLRTISREQHLAYIQSLPAASHMQVPAWADVKAEWRSESLGWFDKNGELVGAGLVLYRQLPKIKRYLAYLPEGPVINWYAPNLADWLQPMLTHLKQQGAFSVKMGPPVVIRRWDAHAIKAGIQDPDVKRLRDVEATHIEPRAFEVADRLRKMGWQQGEDGGAGFGDVQPRYIFQVPLANRSLEDVHKGFNQLWRRNIKKAEKAGVEVVQGSYAELAEWQRLYEITAERDHFRPRPLGYFQRMWTALNNEDPNRMRLYFARHEGENVAAATMLIVGGHVWYSYGASANHKREVRPSNAMQWRMLRDSYAMGATVYDLRGISDSLDETDHLFGLIQFKVGTGGQAAEYLGEWDFPLNKLLHKALDIYMSRR, from the coding sequence ATGAGCCTGACCCTGAGGACCATCAGCCGAGAGCAGCATCTGGCGTACATCCAGAGTCTGCCCGCGGCGAGTCACATGCAGGTCCCGGCATGGGCGGATGTGAAGGCCGAGTGGCGCTCGGAGAGCCTGGGCTGGTTCGACAAGAACGGCGAGCTCGTCGGCGCCGGCCTGGTGCTCTACCGGCAGCTCCCCAAGATCAAGCGGTACCTCGCTTATCTTCCCGAGGGCCCGGTCATCAACTGGTACGCCCCGAACCTGGCCGACTGGCTGCAGCCGATGCTGACGCACCTCAAGCAGCAGGGCGCCTTCTCGGTGAAGATGGGCCCGCCGGTCGTCATCCGCCGCTGGGACGCCCACGCGATCAAGGCCGGTATCCAGGACCCCGACGTGAAGCGCCTGCGCGACGTCGAGGCCACCCACATCGAGCCCCGCGCCTTCGAAGTCGCGGACCGGCTGCGGAAGATGGGGTGGCAGCAGGGCGAGGACGGCGGCGCCGGCTTCGGTGACGTACAGCCCCGCTACATCTTCCAGGTGCCGCTGGCGAACCGTTCGCTCGAAGACGTCCACAAGGGCTTCAACCAGCTCTGGCGGCGCAACATCAAGAAGGCCGAGAAGGCCGGCGTCGAGGTCGTCCAGGGCAGCTATGCCGAGCTCGCCGAGTGGCAGCGGCTGTACGAGATCACGGCCGAGCGCGACCACTTCCGGCCGCGCCCGCTCGGCTACTTCCAGCGCATGTGGACGGCCCTCAACAACGAGGACCCCAACCGGATGCGGCTGTACTTCGCCCGTCACGAGGGCGAGAACGTCGCGGCCGCGACCATGCTGATCGTCGGCGGTCACGTCTGGTACTCCTACGGTGCGTCGGCCAACCACAAGCGTGAGGTCAGGCCCTCGAACGCGATGCAGTGGCGGATGCTCCGCGACTCGTACGCCATGGGCGCCACCGTCTACGACCTGCGCGGGATCTCCGATTCGCTGGACGAGACCGACCACCTCTTCGGCCTGATCCAGTTCAAGGTCGGCACCGGCGGTCAGGCGGCGGAGTACCTCGGTGAGTGGGACTTCCCCCTCAACAAGCTGCTGCACAAGGCGCTCGACATCTACATGTCCCGCCGCTGA